The Triticum aestivum cultivar Chinese Spring chromosome 7B, IWGSC CS RefSeq v2.1, whole genome shotgun sequence genome window below encodes:
- the LOC123156444 gene encoding putative disease resistance protein RGA3 isoform X2, translated as MAAVSAVSAVGWFVSPIIRRMVSLVQSYMSNQYNWKSEMVSDLRNLETTLMDILIVISAAERQHVVDTNQILLLQQMKDAVSDAEDVLDEFDYMLLKQKGKQKGLVRRMASSSLSIGKRLVNIDNFRSELRKVLKSLERVRTSADMFVRVMTLESYNPSQSLQFSQARITGSLLHEDAIFGRENEIAQLVDRLVNQFDECALNGEHNFRTEVHTIIGVGGIGKTTLAQLIYNNEQIADTFDLRMWVCASNNFDKTRLIKEMIAFTTDGENAELANFSFSMLQEELERRLSCKRFLLVLDDVWYDEKYGVHINKEMWMELLAPAKKSANIYSKSLGRSISGSKILVTTRTELVAKMLDSRSSFILQGLGRDDSWLLLRRCAFGSKKPEDYPELNGIRDQIVQKLKGSPLALKVIGGYLNGEGRELLWEDVLHINVLNPNDILTILHLSYESLPEHLQQCFAYCSLFPKDYRIDPNRLIWMWIAQGLVHLDGNTSRSLADIGRGYFSDLLARSFFQVLRYGGQTYYTMHDLMNDLALHVSHGECFRVDRGSIGVLPHYIRHLSVSAEQLGDLVNYDGLGRLRTFIVLNESWFCSKVCLSQDILNKLKSVRVLDASGCCFESLPEAINDLIHLRYLAIRRTYYPLPATISRLNHLQVLSVQYHSCDSSRISCSNKRKQLKYSRGEVNTTGGRFSLPESISRLITLVHVDVEKAYTVMLSGMYQLPSVEGSGEFLVNKEEQSLVQLQDFNKIQGEIAVRLLENVKSREEAAKSHLDLKEHISKLELEWGPCDGAHDKDVGFQVLDVLKPHQNLEQLTISGYPGVCSPSWLESGWLRRLKLICLRDCKRLEVLPPLGDLPLLRTLEVRRMEELKALGQEFFGQAGFPSLEILLLERLPKLEWCLVDNDQVLQNLKHLSVSSCPRLRAYPTHPRTLKHIAVLDKEDIQAKVHTYSCELSRSFCRLLSSYFHVFHAHHLESVENMDIYVNHLAHMPRTLFNNLKSLKMLYIYGIDRANTYSVITTFWDENGSTVLPSSLICLKLGRCYLQPSSFAKLLKNLPSLGTLCLSECNTVEIPGPPLRLNHLRMLKRLDIYKCDWISSFTGSEALLSLEDMKIDHCYDLESVPDLDDMPSLQKLHLYHCPQVMRLSKTGHQTSLTGLVVRSCNSLLSLQKLCDLVSLVKLTIISCSDLLWLPDMDGFYSLRALSISGCPRLMSLPRRGLPVSLETFVLSRCHQALEEQFQRKEGPDWNKFAALPGCREARTWLW; from the coding sequence ATGGCAGCAGTATCAGCAGTCAGTGCTGTAGGATGGTTTGTTTCACCTATTATTAGAAGGATGGTTTCTTTGGTGCAGTCCTATATGTCAAACCAGTACAACTGGAAATCTGAGATGGTATCTGATCTCAGGAATTTGGAAACCACTTTAATGGATATACTCATCGTAATTAGTGCGGCTGAAAGGCAACACGTAGTGGACACAAATCAGATACTGTTATTGCAGCAAATGAAAGATGCAGTTTCTGATGCAGAAGATGTCTTGGATGAGTTTGATTATATGCTTTTAAAACAAAAGGGTAAGCAGAAAGGCCTTGTCAGACGCATGGCCTCCTCTTCCCTCTCTATTGGTAAGCGTTTGGTCAATATTGACAATTTCAGGTCAGAATTGCGGAAGGTCCTCAAAAGCTTGGAGAGAGTTAGAACTTCTGCAGACATGTTTGTCCGAGTGATGACATTGGAGAGCTATAACCCCAGTCAATCCCTTCAATTTTCCCAAGCAAGGATCACAGGATCTCTTTTGCATGAAGATGCAATTTTTGGGCGAGAAAATGAGATTGCTCAGCTAGTGGATCGGCTGGTGAATCAATTTGATGAATGTGCACTGAACGGTGAACATAACTTCAGGACGGAGGTTCACACTATTATTGGTGTTGGAGGCATTGGCAAGACTACTCTAGCTCAACTTATTTATAACAATGAGCAAATAGCTGATACTTTTGACCTAAGAATGTGGGTTtgtgcttccaataattttgacaAAACTAGACTTATCAAAGAGATGATAGCATTCACAACTGATGGTGAAAATGCTGAACTGGCCAACTTTAGTTTCAGCATGCTCCAGGAAGAACTTGAACGAAGACTTTCGTGCAAGAGATTTCTCTTAGTGTTGGATGATGTGTGGTATGATGAGAAATACGGAGTACACATCAATAAGGAGATGTGGATGGAATTATTAGCTCCCGCCAAAAAGTCAGCAAATATCTATTCTAAGAGTCTAGGGCGAAGCATATCAGGAAGCAAGATTCTAGTGACAACCCGAACAGAAttggttgcaaaaatgctagactcTAGAAGCTCGTTCATTTTACAAGGTCTTGGAAGAGATGATAGTTGGTTATTGCTCAGACGATGTGCATTTGGCAGCAAGAAGCCAGAAGATTATCCGGAGTTGAATGGAATTAGAGATCAAATTGTTCAGAAACTTAAGGGCTCGCCTCTAGCATTGAAGGTTATCGGAGGGTATTTAAATGGCGAGGGCAGAGAACTATTGTGGGAGGATGTTCTTCACATTAATGTACTCAATCCAAACGATATTTTGACCATCTTACATTTAAGTTATGAAAGTTTGCCAGAACACCTCCAACAGTGCTTTGCATATTGTAGTTTATTCCCAAAGGATTATCGTATTGATCCAAATAGATTGATCTGGATGTGGATAGCTCAGGGCCTTGTTCATCTAGATGGAAACACCAGTAGGAGCTTGGCAGATATTGGAAGGGGCTATTTCAGTGATTTGCTAGCTCGGTCTTTTTTCCAAGTGCTCCGCTATGGGGGTCAAACATATTACACTATGCATGATTTAATGAATGACCTCGCACTTCACGTTTCCCATGGGGAATGCTTTAGGGTTGACCGTGGCAGCATTGGGGTGTTACCTCATTATATTAGGCATTTGTCCGTGTCTGCTGAACAACTGGGAGATCTTGTGAACTATGATGGTCTTGGAAGACTGCGCACATTTATAGTTCTGAATGAATCTTGGTTCTGCTCCAAAGTCTGCCTGAGTCAAGATATACTCAATAAACTCAAGAGTGTGCGGGTGCTGGATGCAAGTGGGTGCTGCTTTGAAAGTTTGCCTGAAGCCATCAATGATCTGATACACCTGCGTTATCTAGCCATCCGACGCACTTATTACCCACTTCCTGCAACAATCTCCAGACTCAATCATCTACAGGTCTTGTCCGTGCAGTATCATTCATGTGATTCCTCCAGGATATCATGCTCAAACAAGAGAAAACAACTGAAATATTCAAGGGGAGAAGTGAACACTACTGGAGGTCGTTTCAGTCTTCCTGAAAGCATTAGCAGGCTTATTACCTTGGTGCATGTTGATGTAGAGAAGGCTTACACTGTCATGTTATCGGGTATGTATCAGCTTCCATCTGTCGAGGGTTCGGGAGAATTCCTTGTTAATAAGGAGGAGCAAAGTTTGGTCCAACTTCAGGATTTCAACAAGATCCAGGGAGAGATTGCTGTTAGGTTACTGGAGAACGTAAAAAGTAGAGAGGAGGCTGCTAAGTCTCATCTAGACTTGAAGGAACACATATCCAAGTTGGAGCTGGAATGGGGACCGTGTGATGGTGCTCATGATAAGGATGTGGGTTTTCAGGTACTTGATGTATTAAAACCACACCAAAATCTTGAACAACTGACAATCAGTGGATACCCAGGTGTCTGCTCTCCTTCTTGGCTGGAGTCTGGTTGGCTGAGAAGATTGAAATTGATCTGTCTACGAGATTGTAAAAGATTGGAGGTACTTCCACCTTTAGGGGATCTCCCCTTACTCAGAACTCTTGAAGTACGGAGAATGGAAGAACTAAAAGCACTCGGCCAGGAGTTCTTTGGCCAGGCTGGATTTCCTTCTTTGGAGATATTGCTACTAGAGCGCTTACCTAAACTGGAGTGGTGTCTTGTGGACAATGATCAAGTGTTACAGAATCTCAAACATCTATCTGTTTCGAGCTGTCCACGGTTAAGAGCATATCCCACCCATCCTCGTACACTCAAACATATAGCTGTACTTGACAAAGAAGATATCCAAGCTAAGGTTCACACTTATAGCTGTGAACTATCAAGATCATTTTGTCGCCTGTTATCGAGCTACTTCCATGTTTTTCATGCTCATCACCTAGAATCTGTAGAAAATATGGATATTTATGTCAACCATTTAGCACACATGCCCAGGACATTGTTTAACAATCTGAAATCACTCAAAATGTTGTATATATACGGTATCGATCGGGCCAACACATACTCAGTAATTACTACATTCTGGGATGAGAATGGGAGCACCGTACTTCCTTCCTCACTTATATGCCTTAAATTAGGACGGTGCTACCTGCAACCATCCTCTTTCGCAAAGCTGTTGAAGAACCTCCCGTCGCTTGGTACACTATGCTTAAGTGAATGTAACACTGTTGAGATACCTGGTCCACCGTTAAGGCTGAACCATTTGAGGATGCTGAAACGGTTGGACATTTATAAATGTGATTGGATTTCATCTTTTACGGGATCAGAAGCACTGCTGTCCCTTGAAGATATGAAGATAGATCATTGTTATGACCTGGAATCCGTACCAGACTTAGATGACATGCCATCTCTTCAGAAACTACATTTGTATCATTGCCCTCAAGTTATGCGACTGTCCAAAACAGGCCACCAAACTTCACTGACTGGACTGGTTGTAAGATCGTGCAATTCGCTATTATCTCTGCAGAAGTTGTGTGACCTTGTTTCCCTTGTGAAGCTGACGATTATAAGTTGTTCTGATTTATTGTGGCTTCCTGATATGGATGGCTTTTATtcgcttcgggctctctcgatttCTGGGTGCCCCCGGCTGATGTCACTGCCACGGAGGGGTCTTCCTGTATCACTTGAAACGTTTGTCCTGTCTCGATGCCATCAAGCACTGGAGGAGCAGTTTCAGCGGAAGGAAGGTCCAGATTGGAACAAGTTTGCCGCCCTTCCAGGATGCAGGGAGGCCCGTACATGGTTATGGTAA
- the LOC123156444 gene encoding putative disease resistance protein RGA3 isoform X1 produces MAAVSAVSAVGWFVSPIIRRMVSLVQSYMSNQYNWKSEMVSDLRNLETTLMDILIVISAAERQHVVDTNQILLLQQMKDAVSDAEDVLDEFDYMLLKQKGKQKGLVRRMASSSLSIGKRLVNIDNFRSELRKVLKSLERVRTSADMFVRVMTLESYNPSQSLQFSQARITGSLLHEDAIFGRENEIAQLVDRLVNQFDECALNGEHNFRTEVHTIIGVGGIGKTTLAQLIYNNEQIADTFDLRMWVCASNNFDKTRLIKEMIAFTTDGENAELANFSFSMLQEELERRLSCKRFLLVLDDVWYDEKYGVHINKEMWMELLAPAKKSANIYSKSLGRSISGSKILVTTRTELVAKMLDSRSSFILQGLGRDDSWLLLRRCAFGSKKPEDYPELNGIRDQIVQKLKGSPLALKVIGGYLNGEGRELLWEDVLHINVLNPNDILTILHLSYESLPEHLQQCFAYCSLFPKDYRIDPNRLIWMWIAQGLVHLDGNTSRSLADIGRGYFSDLLARSFFQVLRYGGQTYYTMHDLMNDLALHVSHGECFRVDRGSIGVLPHYIRHLSVSAEQLGDLVNYDGLGRLRTFIVLNESWFCSKVCLSQDILNKLKSVRVLDASGCCFESLPEAINDLIHLRYLAIRRTYYPLPATISRLNHLQVLSVQYHSCDSSRISCSNKRKQLKYSRGEVNTTGGRFSLPESISRLITLVHVDVEKAYTVMLSGMYQLPSVEGSGEFLVNKEEQSLVQLQDFNKIQGEIAVRLLENVKSREEAAKSHLDLKEHISKLELEWGPCDGAHDKDVGFQVLDVLKPHQNLEQLTISGYPGVCSPSWLESGWLRRLKLICLRDCKRLEVLPPLGDLPLLRTLEVRRMEELKALGQEFFGQAGFPSLEILLLERLPKLEWCLVDNDQVLQNLKHLSVSSCPRLRAYPTHPRTLKHIAVLDKEDIQAKVHTYSCELSRSFCRLLSSYFHVFHAHHLESVENMDIYVNHLAHMPRTLFNNLKSLKMLYIYGIDRANTYSVITTFWDENGSTVLPSSLICLKLGRCYLQPSSFAKLLKNLPSLGTLCLSECNTVEIPGPPLRLNHLRMLKRLDIYKCDWISSFTGSEALLSLEDMKIDHCYDLESVPDLDDMPSLQKLHLYHCPQVMRLSKTGHQTSLTGLVVRSCNSLLSLQKLCDLVSLVKLTIISCSDLLWLPDMDGFYSLRALSISGCPRLMSLPRRGLPVSLETFVLSRCHQALEEQFQRKEGPDWNKFAALPGCREARTWLWCFREENLLYILLDTDGRRGAGGASTSHWK; encoded by the exons ATGGCAGCAGTATCAGCAGTCAGTGCTGTAGGATGGTTTGTTTCACCTATTATTAGAAGGATGGTTTCTTTGGTGCAGTCCTATATGTCAAACCAGTACAACTGGAAATCTGAGATGGTATCTGATCTCAGGAATTTGGAAACCACTTTAATGGATATACTCATCGTAATTAGTGCGGCTGAAAGGCAACACGTAGTGGACACAAATCAGATACTGTTATTGCAGCAAATGAAAGATGCAGTTTCTGATGCAGAAGATGTCTTGGATGAGTTTGATTATATGCTTTTAAAACAAAAGGGTAAGCAGAAAGGCCTTGTCAGACGCATGGCCTCCTCTTCCCTCTCTATTGGTAAGCGTTTGGTCAATATTGACAATTTCAGGTCAGAATTGCGGAAGGTCCTCAAAAGCTTGGAGAGAGTTAGAACTTCTGCAGACATGTTTGTCCGAGTGATGACATTGGAGAGCTATAACCCCAGTCAATCCCTTCAATTTTCCCAAGCAAGGATCACAGGATCTCTTTTGCATGAAGATGCAATTTTTGGGCGAGAAAATGAGATTGCTCAGCTAGTGGATCGGCTGGTGAATCAATTTGATGAATGTGCACTGAACGGTGAACATAACTTCAGGACGGAGGTTCACACTATTATTGGTGTTGGAGGCATTGGCAAGACTACTCTAGCTCAACTTATTTATAACAATGAGCAAATAGCTGATACTTTTGACCTAAGAATGTGGGTTtgtgcttccaataattttgacaAAACTAGACTTATCAAAGAGATGATAGCATTCACAACTGATGGTGAAAATGCTGAACTGGCCAACTTTAGTTTCAGCATGCTCCAGGAAGAACTTGAACGAAGACTTTCGTGCAAGAGATTTCTCTTAGTGTTGGATGATGTGTGGTATGATGAGAAATACGGAGTACACATCAATAAGGAGATGTGGATGGAATTATTAGCTCCCGCCAAAAAGTCAGCAAATATCTATTCTAAGAGTCTAGGGCGAAGCATATCAGGAAGCAAGATTCTAGTGACAACCCGAACAGAAttggttgcaaaaatgctagactcTAGAAGCTCGTTCATTTTACAAGGTCTTGGAAGAGATGATAGTTGGTTATTGCTCAGACGATGTGCATTTGGCAGCAAGAAGCCAGAAGATTATCCGGAGTTGAATGGAATTAGAGATCAAATTGTTCAGAAACTTAAGGGCTCGCCTCTAGCATTGAAGGTTATCGGAGGGTATTTAAATGGCGAGGGCAGAGAACTATTGTGGGAGGATGTTCTTCACATTAATGTACTCAATCCAAACGATATTTTGACCATCTTACATTTAAGTTATGAAAGTTTGCCAGAACACCTCCAACAGTGCTTTGCATATTGTAGTTTATTCCCAAAGGATTATCGTATTGATCCAAATAGATTGATCTGGATGTGGATAGCTCAGGGCCTTGTTCATCTAGATGGAAACACCAGTAGGAGCTTGGCAGATATTGGAAGGGGCTATTTCAGTGATTTGCTAGCTCGGTCTTTTTTCCAAGTGCTCCGCTATGGGGGTCAAACATATTACACTATGCATGATTTAATGAATGACCTCGCACTTCACGTTTCCCATGGGGAATGCTTTAGGGTTGACCGTGGCAGCATTGGGGTGTTACCTCATTATATTAGGCATTTGTCCGTGTCTGCTGAACAACTGGGAGATCTTGTGAACTATGATGGTCTTGGAAGACTGCGCACATTTATAGTTCTGAATGAATCTTGGTTCTGCTCCAAAGTCTGCCTGAGTCAAGATATACTCAATAAACTCAAGAGTGTGCGGGTGCTGGATGCAAGTGGGTGCTGCTTTGAAAGTTTGCCTGAAGCCATCAATGATCTGATACACCTGCGTTATCTAGCCATCCGACGCACTTATTACCCACTTCCTGCAACAATCTCCAGACTCAATCATCTACAGGTCTTGTCCGTGCAGTATCATTCATGTGATTCCTCCAGGATATCATGCTCAAACAAGAGAAAACAACTGAAATATTCAAGGGGAGAAGTGAACACTACTGGAGGTCGTTTCAGTCTTCCTGAAAGCATTAGCAGGCTTATTACCTTGGTGCATGTTGATGTAGAGAAGGCTTACACTGTCATGTTATCGGGTATGTATCAGCTTCCATCTGTCGAGGGTTCGGGAGAATTCCTTGTTAATAAGGAGGAGCAAAGTTTGGTCCAACTTCAGGATTTCAACAAGATCCAGGGAGAGATTGCTGTTAGGTTACTGGAGAACGTAAAAAGTAGAGAGGAGGCTGCTAAGTCTCATCTAGACTTGAAGGAACACATATCCAAGTTGGAGCTGGAATGGGGACCGTGTGATGGTGCTCATGATAAGGATGTGGGTTTTCAGGTACTTGATGTATTAAAACCACACCAAAATCTTGAACAACTGACAATCAGTGGATACCCAGGTGTCTGCTCTCCTTCTTGGCTGGAGTCTGGTTGGCTGAGAAGATTGAAATTGATCTGTCTACGAGATTGTAAAAGATTGGAGGTACTTCCACCTTTAGGGGATCTCCCCTTACTCAGAACTCTTGAAGTACGGAGAATGGAAGAACTAAAAGCACTCGGCCAGGAGTTCTTTGGCCAGGCTGGATTTCCTTCTTTGGAGATATTGCTACTAGAGCGCTTACCTAAACTGGAGTGGTGTCTTGTGGACAATGATCAAGTGTTACAGAATCTCAAACATCTATCTGTTTCGAGCTGTCCACGGTTAAGAGCATATCCCACCCATCCTCGTACACTCAAACATATAGCTGTACTTGACAAAGAAGATATCCAAGCTAAGGTTCACACTTATAGCTGTGAACTATCAAGATCATTTTGTCGCCTGTTATCGAGCTACTTCCATGTTTTTCATGCTCATCACCTAGAATCTGTAGAAAATATGGATATTTATGTCAACCATTTAGCACACATGCCCAGGACATTGTTTAACAATCTGAAATCACTCAAAATGTTGTATATATACGGTATCGATCGGGCCAACACATACTCAGTAATTACTACATTCTGGGATGAGAATGGGAGCACCGTACTTCCTTCCTCACTTATATGCCTTAAATTAGGACGGTGCTACCTGCAACCATCCTCTTTCGCAAAGCTGTTGAAGAACCTCCCGTCGCTTGGTACACTATGCTTAAGTGAATGTAACACTGTTGAGATACCTGGTCCACCGTTAAGGCTGAACCATTTGAGGATGCTGAAACGGTTGGACATTTATAAATGTGATTGGATTTCATCTTTTACGGGATCAGAAGCACTGCTGTCCCTTGAAGATATGAAGATAGATCATTGTTATGACCTGGAATCCGTACCAGACTTAGATGACATGCCATCTCTTCAGAAACTACATTTGTATCATTGCCCTCAAGTTATGCGACTGTCCAAAACAGGCCACCAAACTTCACTGACTGGACTGGTTGTAAGATCGTGCAATTCGCTATTATCTCTGCAGAAGTTGTGTGACCTTGTTTCCCTTGTGAAGCTGACGATTATAAGTTGTTCTGATTTATTGTGGCTTCCTGATATGGATGGCTTTTATtcgcttcgggctctctcgatttCTGGGTGCCCCCGGCTGATGTCACTGCCACGGAGGGGTCTTCCTGTATCACTTGAAACGTTTGTCCTGTCTCGATGCCATCAAGCACTGGAGGAGCAGTTTCAGCGGAAGGAAGGTCCAGATTGGAACAAGTTTGCCGCCCTTCCAGGATGCAGGGAGGCCCGTACATGGTTATG GTGTTTCCGCGAAGAAAATCTTTTGTACATATTGCTGGATACTGATGGGAGGAGGGGTGCTGGAGGTGCAAGCACATCACACTGGAAATAG